A region from the Thermanaeromonas toyohensis ToBE genome encodes:
- the thpR gene encoding RNA 2',3'-cyclic phosphodiesterase, with the protein MRLFIALTFSPELVEKLSAAQDELRQCRVDVKWVEKENLHLTLKFLGEVPPETAREVIAALSRGVQGIGKLELEVKGAGVFPNWARPRVIWVGLTPHPGLRELHRSLEQELVTLGFPPESFSPHITLGRMKSTANWPALKENLLRWQHKVWGEEKVDKVVLMQSHLTPRGPRYQVMETFPLT; encoded by the coding sequence ATGCGGCTGTTTATCGCCCTAACCTTTTCTCCGGAGCTGGTCGAGAAGCTTTCAGCTGCCCAAGATGAACTTCGCCAGTGCCGAGTAGATGTAAAATGGGTAGAGAAAGAAAATCTGCACTTAACCCTAAAATTCCTAGGCGAAGTCCCTCCGGAAACAGCTAGGGAGGTTATTGCTGCCCTTAGCCGGGGAGTCCAAGGTATAGGGAAATTGGAGTTAGAGGTTAAAGGGGCGGGGGTTTTTCCTAACTGGGCCCGGCCGCGGGTGATCTGGGTCGGCCTTACCCCTCACCCTGGGCTGCGGGAGTTACACCGTTCCCTAGAACAAGAGTTGGTAACCTTGGGTTTTCCTCCGGAAAGTTTTAGCCCCCATATTACCTTGGGGCGGATGAAATCTACAGCTAATTGGCCGGCGTTAAAAGAGAACCTCCTTAGGTGGCAGCACAAAGTATGGGGGGAGGAGAAGGTAGATAAAGTAGTATTAATGCAAAGCCATCTTACTCCCCGAGGCCCCCGTTACCAGGTCATGGAGACTTTTCCCTTGACGTAA
- the recA gene encoding recombinase RecA, producing MLEHTVSLIERHFGKGSIMKLGEAGARLNVEVIPTGALTLDIALGVGGVPRGRIVEIFGPESSGKTTVALHIIAEAQKQGGTAAFIDAEHALDPFYARKVGVDIDNLLVSQPDTGEQALEIAEILVKSGAVDVVVIDSVAALVPRAELEGQIGDAFVGLQARLMSQALRKLAGVVSKSRTVAIFINQLREKVGVPAYVNPETTPGGRALKFYASVRLDVRKVDNIKQGAEILGSRTRVKVVKNKVAPPFRQAEFDIIYGRGIDNEGCLVDLGVELGLIKKSGTWYSFGDERLGQGREAAKEYLRQHPELASTLTERIKQKVVSGAGSLKLIATDVTLEE from the coding sequence ATGTTAGAACATACCGTAAGCCTCATCGAGAGGCATTTCGGTAAAGGTTCCATAATGAAATTAGGCGAAGCCGGGGCGCGGCTTAATGTAGAAGTTATACCTACTGGTGCCCTGACCTTAGATATAGCTTTAGGAGTCGGTGGGGTGCCGCGGGGTAGGATAGTGGAGATCTTTGGACCGGAGTCTTCAGGTAAGACTACTGTAGCTTTACATATAATTGCTGAAGCCCAAAAACAGGGTGGTACCGCAGCTTTTATTGATGCAGAACACGCTCTAGATCCTTTTTATGCCCGTAAGGTAGGGGTAGATATAGATAACCTGCTAGTTTCACAGCCCGATACTGGAGAGCAGGCCCTGGAAATAGCCGAGATACTGGTGAAAAGCGGGGCTGTGGATGTGGTAGTAATTGATTCCGTGGCCGCCTTAGTACCCAGGGCGGAATTAGAAGGCCAAATAGGAGATGCCTTTGTAGGCCTCCAGGCTCGGCTAATGTCCCAAGCTTTACGGAAATTAGCAGGAGTGGTTTCCAAGTCCCGTACTGTGGCTATCTTTATAAACCAGTTGCGCGAAAAAGTAGGGGTTCCGGCCTACGTTAACCCTGAAACCACTCCAGGCGGTAGGGCTTTAAAATTTTACGCTTCTGTCCGGCTAGACGTGCGCAAGGTAGACAACATAAAGCAAGGTGCAGAGATCCTCGGCAGCCGTACTCGGGTGAAGGTAGTGAAAAACAAGGTAGCCCCACCTTTTCGCCAGGCAGAATTTGACATAATTTATGGCCGTGGTATTGATAATGAAGGGTGTCTTGTAGACTTAGGGGTGGAACTGGGTTTAATCAAGAAGAGCGGTACGTGGTACTCTTTTGGAGACGAACGTCTGGGACAAGGCAGAGAGGCAGCCAAGGAATATCTGCGCCAGCACCCGGAGCTGGCTTCCACCTTGACTGAGAGAATTAAACAGAAGGTGGTAAGCGGGGCAGGCTCCCTTAAACTTATAGCTACTGATGTTACCTTGGAAGAGTAA